Part of the Kangiella geojedonensis genome is shown below.
ATTCGGAAAACCTGAAGTCAAAGGCAAGCGTCGCATGGGTGTTGCTTTAGCTAATGCAGACTCTATTGATAAAGCACGAGCAAAAGCTCGTGGTGTTTCATCTTCAGTAAAAGTTACACTTTAAGACAGGACTCAGGGGAGGGGAATAAACTCCTCCTCATCTCCAGGAACTTTAGGAAAGCGCCCGGCTTTCCAGTCCTCTTTAGCTCTTTCAATTCGTTCTTTAGAGCTAGAAACAAAGTTCCAATCAATATAACGTTTTCCAAGGTTTTCGCCGCCTATGATAGCTAACCGTGTGTTTTCCTGCGCAAGAACGCTTACATTCAGGTCTGTATTAATGACGGCCATAGAGTGTTCATTTACGACGGTACCGTCTACGGTTGCGCTGCCTTTCGCCACATAAATCGCTAGTTCTTCCGCTTTGGGTAACGCCAAAGACTGCTCGGAAGCGAAGTCTGCTTCTACATACAAGGTTTCAGCAAAAGTTTTGACCGGCGAGGATTCGCCGTAAGCTGTGCCCATCATAATTCGAAGTTTAATATTCTCATCCGTGACGCATGGTATGTTTTCGGCTGGGTAGTGGTGAAACTCTGGCTCCATCTCTTCTTTATCTTCGGGGAGTGCAAGCCATAATTGCAGAGCATGAAGGCTGTGGGCTGTGCTGCTAATTTCGGGCCGCTCTCTTTCCGAGTGCACGATGCCTTTACCCGCAACCATTAAGTTGATATCACCCGGCGTAATCGTTTGGTGGCTGCCTAAAGAGTCGCGATGAAGAATTTCACCTTCGAAAACATAGGTCACTGTCGCGATGCCAATATGAGGGTGGGGGCGAACATTAATGCCTTTTCCAGCCTTAAAACTAGCTGGTCCCATATGATCAAAAAACACCCAAGGCCCAACCGCTTTTCTGCCCACCGTAGGAAATAGTCGCCTTACCGAAAAGCCGCCAAGGTCTTTCTCTTTGGGCCCAATGAGTTGCTCTACCGCAGGGCAAGGAGATTCGGTGCACTCGTTATTGGGTTTTGCTTCTAGTAAGTTGCTCATAGTGTTCACCCGGTAAGACTGTTTAGTTCAAATTAGCAACTTTCTAATAATTAAACAAATTCAAAACATCGATATTTTGTATAACAGTTAATTATAACCAGCGTAAAAAATGAGCTTGTTAAAAATTCAACAAAACACCTCAAAGCAAAGAAACTAATGGCTCAGGAGCTTTATCCACAAGCTTATTAACTGATTTTGTGGAAATGACGTTTAGTAAAGCTTGGTAAAGGTGATGGCTTAATATTTGCTACATTCACTCTGGTGAAATACAATATCTGTGTATTTGAATAATGGTTAAACTATGAGCTTAAAAGTCATTCGAATGATTTTACTGTTTACGTTACTTTCCGTAGCGGGGCAGCTTATGGCTTTTAATCAGCATTGTGACATGAGCTCAATGCCTGCAACCACAAGTATGAGCATGGACCATAGCAACATGGACCATAATAGTCATAGTTCCGATGAAGTGGTTACAATGCCGTGCTGTGATATGGCATCCGGCTGCGATATGGCAACCTGTGTTGCTTTGATGTTGAATTCATCAGTTAGCCATTCAGATTTTTTCAGCCAGTCAAGCCTTGTAAGTTCGTACATTAATAACTTTCATTCTTTAGCGTTACACTCTCTCTATAAGCCACCAATTCTCAGTTAACCCAGGATAGATCTATCCATTTGAAGTTGGTGAGCGTTTATATCTCTTTTCTACACCGTTATAAATAGCTCAACCTGAATCTAAAAGACGTTCCGCGTCGAAGTAATGTTAATTCAGTAGAGAAAGGTTATGAGTACCCTTAAAAGCGCAATATTATTAGTAGCTGCTTTATTGTTTAGCTCTGTGACGAACTCACAGGCTGAAACGAATGGCTATGGATACACACTCGAGTCGACATTAATCATGGCTATAGAAAATGATCCATGGTTGAGAAAAAGTCAGTTTAAAGAATTGTCACTGTTATCACAGGCTGAGTCACAAGCCAGTCTGCCTGACCCGAAAGCCTCAATTAATCTAGCAAACCTACCGGTAGATGACTTTAGTTTTAACAGCCAGCCTATGACTCAGTTTAAATTAGGATTCAGCCAGACTTTTGC
Proteins encoded:
- a CDS encoding pirin family protein, whose product is MSNLLEAKPNNECTESPCPAVEQLIGPKEKDLGGFSVRRLFPTVGRKAVGPWVFFDHMGPASFKAGKGINVRPHPHIGIATVTYVFEGEILHRDSLGSHQTITPGDINLMVAGKGIVHSERERPEISSTAHSLHALQLWLALPEDKEEMEPEFHHYPAENIPCVTDENIKLRIMMGTAYGESSPVKTFAETLYVEADFASEQSLALPKAEELAIYVAKGSATVDGTVVNEHSMAVINTDLNVSVLAQENTRLAIIGGENLGKRYIDWNFVSSSKERIERAKEDWKAGRFPKVPGDEEEFIPLP